From Erigeron canadensis isolate Cc75 chromosome 8, C_canadensis_v1, whole genome shotgun sequence, one genomic window encodes:
- the LOC122578876 gene encoding uncharacterized aarF domain-containing protein kinase At1g71810, chloroplastic, producing the protein MILSPPPPVPHVPPLHSPTRHLTRRPTPTFLRPILYPQRTAGLAALGRDVDTFTESSGYLFELSTSEAESLTDYSISKISSIYRNKPFIVLRRLLQIGNTLGKWVALRYIDSISDRSDLMFQVRALQLRQILAKLGPAYIKIAQAISSRPDLIPPSYLDELSLLQDRISPFSTKVAFSTIEKELGLPLDQLFSEISPEPVAAASLGQVYQARLLGSGELVAVKVQRPGVQAAISLDILILRTLAGLIRRAGKFNTDLQAVVDEWASSLFREMDYVNEAKNGIRFRELYGSLKDVMVPNMYVERTTRKVLTMQWIEGQKLSEVKDLYLVEVGVYCSFNQLLEYGFYHADPHPGNLLRTYDGKLAYLDFGMMGEFKQELRDGFIQACLHLVNRDYDALAKDFVTLGLLPATADKDAVTKALTGVFQNAVAKGVRNISFGDLLGNLGTTMYKFKFQIPSYFSLVIRSLAVLEGIAINNDPNYKVLGGTYPWIAKKVLTDSSPQLRSSLQTLLYEDGVFRIDRLESLLSESLRARTEKALVKVEDNNSNVVIKQIMSFTLTEKGAFVREILLQEFAKGVDALGLATLESLTSAATASLPFAPSPPSSLTNEDFINLRNLHRLLQLLSGSPKIEDSETGDVAFSIYANRRTNSEEVSLVLNEFTSIQEILPLLNVIPELPPDLQRQLIRLPVDLVGKVVSRVVARTLRRVLL; encoded by the exons atgatactatcaccaccaccaccagtgcCACATGTACCACCACTTCACTCACCCACGCGCCACCTCACACGACGGCCAACACCCACTTTCCTCCGCCCAATATTATACCCACAAAGAACTGCCGGTCTGGCTGCATTAGGCCGTGACGTGGACACATTTACTGAATCATCTGGATATTTATTTGAACTCAGCACTTCAGAAGCAGAATCTTTAACAGATTATAGTATCTCCAAAATATCGTCAATTTATCGTAATAAACCGTTTATCGTGCTTCGAAGACTTTTGCAGATTGGAAATACTCTTGGCAAATGGGTCGCGCTTCGATATATCGATAGCATTTCCGACCGTTCTGATTTGATGTTTCAG GTAAGAGCATTGCAGTTGCGACAGATACTGGCGAAGCTTGGACCA GCTTATATAAAAATTGCTCAGGCTATCTCATCTAGACCT GATTTGATACCTCCATCATATCTTGATGAACTGTCGTTATTGCAAGACCGTATTTCACCATTTTCTACTAAAGTGGCATTTAGCACGattgagaaagaacttgggTTACCACTAGACCAACTTTTCTCTGAGATATCACCAGAACCTGTGGCTGCAGCATCTCTTGGCCAG GTCTACCAGGCTAGACTCCTAGGTAGTGGAGAGTTGGTTGCTGTTAAAGTGCAGCGGCCTGGGGTCCAAGCAGCCATTTCGTTGGATATATTAATCTTGCGTACTCTTGCAGGACTGATTCGGAGAGCAGGGAAATTCAATACTGACCTTCAG GCTGTTGTTGATGAATGGGCATCAAGCCTCTTTCGG GAGATGGATTACGTTAATGAAGCAAAAAATGGAATTAGGTTCAG AGAGTTATATGGGAGTCTTAAGGATGTTATGGTTCCAAATATGTATGTAGAGAGAACAACTCGTAAGGTCCTCACTATGCAGTGGATAGAG GGCCAGAAATTATCCGAGGTGAAGGATCTTTATCTGGTTGAG GTAGGAGTGTACTGCTCATTTAATCAGCTTCTAGAATATGGGTTTTATCATGCGGATCCTCATCCCGGAAACCTACTTCGTACATATGATGGAAAACTAGCCTATTTAG ATTTTGGAATGATGGGTGAATTCAAGCAAGAACTCCGTGATGGTTTCATTCAAGCCTGTCTTCATCTAGTGAACCGTGATTATGATGCGTTGGCTAAAGACTTTGTTACTCTTGG GCTGCTTCCTGCAACAGCCGACAAGGATGCCGTCACAAAGGCATTAACAG GGGTTTTTCAGAACGCTGTTGCCAAAGGAGTGAGGAATATCAGCTTTGGGGATCTTTTAGGAAATCTTGGAACCACCAT GTACAAGTTCAAATTTCAGATTCCCTCATATTTTTCTCTCGTGATTCGGAG CCTTGCTGTTCTAGAAGGTATTGCAATCAACAATGACCCAAATTATAAAGTATTAGGTGGTACATACCCATGGATTGCCAAGAAAGTTTTGACTGACAGTTCGCCCCAACTAAGGTCTTCCCTGCAAACTCTTCTTTATGAG GACGGAGTGTTCCGGATTGACCGTTTGGAGTCTCTGCTATCAGAG TCCCTTCGTGCCAGAACAGAAAAGGCTTTGGTTAAAGTAGAAGACAACAACTCCAATGTGGTTATCAAGCAGATTATGTCATTCACATTGACAGAGAAG GGTGCTTTTGTGAGGGAAATACTTCTTCAAGAATTTGCGAAG GGTGTGGATGCACTCGGGCTTGCAACCCTGGAATCTTTGACATCTGCAGCAACTGCAAGCCTACCATTTGCCCCATCCCCTCCATCTTCACTAACGAATGAAGATTTCATCAACTTGAGAAACTTGCACCGCCTTCTTCAACTATTATCAGGGTCTCCAAAGATCGAAGATTCTGAGACG GGAGATGTAGCATTCAGTATATACGCCAACAGAAGAACAAATTCAGAAGAGGTATCTTTAGTCCTCAATGAGTTCACATCTATTCAAGAGATACTGCCACTGCTTAATGTTATTCCCGAG CTCCCTCCAGATTTGCAGCGACAGTTAATTAGGCTTCCTGTTGATCTGGTTGGAAAGGTGGTCTCCCGAGTTGTTGCAAGAACATTACGAAGGGTGTTGCTATAG
- the LOC122611317 gene encoding NAC domain-containing protein 17-like has translation MGSDLIQDSVTVSRTKSKSKLKSAEKCFPPGFRFHPTDEELVLYYLKRKICKRSLKLDIIGEVDVYKWDPEELPGQSKLKTGDRQWFFFSPRDRKYPNGGRSSRATMNGYWKATGKDRIIKRKLSSVGIKKTLVYYQGRAPSGLRTDWVMHEYTMDEEELKRCPFTQEHYVLYKIFKKSGPGPKNGEQYGAPFVEEEWSDDDCLDIDSLMVQKRIPVPVNDIREEEDNMLPKDIMEFLNKIIDEPEMLPPLPQIVHKPDNCLIEKAPEKQSLFDEDFLEMNDLIGPDPEICPGQQFSDFGSFSGYDMYHNSGTFGSQPLEFQAAYMDNFDYGPENSGLVSDVVNHDHEVGDELPVSYDLWNHDQGDSSVVTGQMTHQFVSNPSSGVVVEENPGNSEYYINQNPETNMNNNTNSWFSSTLWALVDNIPTNPASASESSALVNKAFERMSSFSRGKHINFAAAATAAANVASGTTNAALKRLEKPKSLKSSSKGIVYFSVLGVLFAILWIFVGSSIEILGIWW, from the exons ATGGGTTCTGATTTGATTCAAGATTCAGTGACAGTTTCAAGaacaaagtcaaagtcaaagctAAAATCTGCAGAAAAATGCTTTCCACCTGGGTTCAGATTTCATCCAACTGATGAAGAATTGGTTCTTTATTATCTGAAAAGAAAGATCTGTAAGAGATCTTTGAAGCTTGATATTATTGGTGAAGTTGATGTTTATAAATGGGACCCAGAAGAATTACCTG GCCAATCTAAACTGAAAACTGGAGATAGGCAATGGTTCTTCTTTAGCCCGCGAGATAGAAAGTATCCAAATGGTGGAAGATCAAGCCGAGCAACAATGAATGGCTACTGGAAGGCAACTGGGAAGGACCGAATTATCAAGCGTAAATTATCTTCAGTCGGGATCAAGAAAACCCTTGTCTATTACCAAGGTCGTGCACCTTCAGGCTTACGGACTGATTGGGTTATGCACGAGTACACCATGGATGAAGAAGAACTTAAAAGATGCCCTTTCACTCAAGAACACTACGttttatacaaaatatttaAGAAAAGTGGACCTGGACCCAAAAACGGTGAGCAGTATGGTGCACCGTTTGTAGAGGAAGAATGGAGTGATGATGACTGCTTGGATATTGATTCGCTCATGGTGCAAAAGCGTATTCCAGTCCCTGTAAATGATATCCGAGAAGAAGAGGATAACATGTTACCAAAGGATATCATGGAGTTCTTGAACAAAATCATTGATGAGCCTGAAATGCTTCCACCACTTCCCCAAATTGTACATAAACCCGATAACTGTTTGATTGAGAAGGCTCCAGAAAAGCAGTCTTTGTTTGATGAGGATTTCCTTGAAATGAATGATTTGATTGGTCCAGATCCAGAAATTTGTCCGGGCCAGCAGTTCTCTGATTTCGGTTCTTTCTCAGGGTATGATATGTACCATAATTCAGGTACATTTGGAAGCCAGCCTCTTGAATTTCAGGCGGCCTATATGGACAACTTTGACTATGGACCTGAAAACTCGGGACTCGTGAGTGATGTTGTGAATCATGATCATGAGGTGGGTGATGAGCTTCCAGTTAGCTATGACCTCTGGAATCATGATCAAGGAGATAGCAGCGTCGTGACTGGTCAAATGACTCATCAGTTTGTTTCCAACCCATCATCAG GTGTGGTAGTGGAAGAAAATCCTGGGAATTCCGAgtattatataaatcaaaatccCGAGACCAATATGAACAATAATACAAACTCATGGTTCTCGTCTACTTTGTGGGCACTTGTTGACAACATACCAACTAATCCAGCTTCTGCATCAGAAAGTAGTGCACTTGTGAACAAGGCATTTGAGCGAATGTCTAGCTTTAGCCGAGGTAAACACATAAACtttgctgctgctgctactgCCGCTGCTAATGTTGCTAGTGGCACCACCAATGCGGCTTTGAAAAGGTTAGAGAAACCAAAATCATTGAAATCAAGTAGTAAGGGCATCGTTTATTTTTCTGTTCTTGGAGTATTGTTTGCTATATTATGGATATTTGTAGGTTCATCTATCGAAATATTAGGTATATGGTGGTAA